One stretch of Planococcus sp. PAMC 21323 DNA includes these proteins:
- the yqiS gene encoding phosphate butyryltransferase, producing MATLKQLIENIPSETKHTVAVAAAADLFVLEAISMAVERKMAYFRLYDDGSAMIEMLRKHFPEMLDHPDIELCHASSQESAAVAAVKSVFNKESDILMKGQLATAVLLKAVLNKDYGLRTGMIMSQVAAFEVTGFDRLIFVTDAGMNINPNLSQKVQIIENAVKIARSIGIDKPIVAPLAGVEVINPNMQATLDAAALTTMNQRGQIKNCIVDGPYALDNAISIAAAKNKRITGDNAGKADILLVPSIESGNILYKSLVFFANAKVGSIVTGAKAPIVLSSRADSAESKLYSLALAIYSSLN from the coding sequence ATGGCCACATTAAAACAGTTAATTGAAAATATTCCGAGCGAAACAAAACATACTGTCGCAGTTGCAGCTGCAGCTGATTTGTTTGTACTTGAAGCAATTAGCATGGCTGTTGAACGGAAAATGGCGTATTTTCGGTTGTATGACGATGGTTCTGCAATGATCGAAATGCTGCGAAAACATTTTCCGGAAATGTTAGATCATCCAGATATTGAGCTCTGTCACGCTAGCAGTCAAGAATCTGCTGCTGTAGCAGCCGTGAAATCCGTATTCAATAAAGAATCAGATATCTTGATGAAAGGGCAACTCGCAACCGCTGTGCTACTAAAAGCCGTATTAAATAAAGATTACGGATTGCGGACAGGTATGATTATGTCGCAGGTAGCAGCATTCGAAGTAACTGGGTTTGATCGACTTATTTTCGTCACAGACGCTGGGATGAATATTAATCCTAACTTGTCTCAAAAAGTTCAAATTATCGAAAATGCTGTTAAAATTGCACGTTCAATCGGCATTGATAAACCGATTGTCGCACCTTTAGCAGGTGTAGAAGTGATTAATCCAAACATGCAAGCAACGCTTGACGCTGCAGCACTGACCACAATGAATCAACGAGGACAAATCAAAAATTGTATAGTTGATGGGCCATATGCTCTCGACAATGCAATTTCCATTGCGGCAGCCAAAAACAAACGAATAACAGGAGATAATGCCGGTAAAGCCGACATCCTGCTCGTTCCATCTATTGAATCAGGTAATATTTTGTACAAATCATTGGTCTTTTTTGCAAATGCCAAAGTAGGCAGTATTGTGACAGGTGCGAAAGCGCCAATCGTCTTGTCGTCTCGAGCTGACAGTGCAGAAAGTAAATTATATTCACTGGCTTTGGCCATTTATTCATCACTAAATTAG
- a CDS encoding Leu/Phe/Val dehydrogenase: MEIFKKMEEHDYEQLVFCQDKSSGLKAIICIHDTTLGPALGGTRMWNYATEEEAIEDAIRLGRGMTYKNAAAGLNLGGGKTVIIGDPLKDKNEEMFRAFGRFIQGLNGRYITAEDVGTTVADMDLIHEETDYVTGISPAFGSSGNPSPVTAYGAYIGMKAAALEAFGDDSLVGKTVAVQGVGNVAYPLCEYLHKEGAKLIVTDINEEAVNRAVKAFGATAVAPNDIYSQEADIFAPCAMGAIINDDTIPQLKVKVVAGSANNQLKEQRHGDELEARGIVYAPDFVINSGGVINVADELYGYNNERAMKRVETIYDSITKIFAIAKRDNIPSYIAADRMAEERIERVRKSRSQFLRNEHNILSRR; this comes from the coding sequence ATGGAAATTTTCAAAAAAATGGAAGAACATGACTACGAACAATTAGTATTTTGCCAAGATAAAAGTTCAGGACTAAAAGCGATTATTTGTATCCATGACACTACCTTAGGGCCAGCACTTGGCGGGACGCGTATGTGGAATTATGCAACAGAAGAAGAAGCAATTGAAGATGCAATTCGTTTAGGCCGCGGAATGACTTATAAAAATGCTGCAGCTGGTCTTAACTTAGGTGGCGGTAAAACAGTTATTATCGGAGATCCACTAAAAGATAAAAACGAAGAAATGTTCCGTGCGTTTGGTCGTTTTATCCAAGGATTAAACGGTCGTTACATAACTGCTGAAGATGTTGGAACAACAGTTGCTGATATGGACCTTATCCACGAAGAAACGGATTACGTTACAGGTATCTCACCAGCATTTGGCTCTTCAGGTAATCCATCACCAGTAACTGCTTATGGCGCTTATATTGGTATGAAAGCCGCTGCTTTAGAAGCATTTGGCGATGATTCATTAGTAGGCAAAACTGTAGCAGTACAAGGCGTTGGGAACGTTGCTTACCCGCTTTGCGAATATCTTCATAAAGAAGGCGCAAAACTAATCGTTACAGATATTAATGAAGAAGCTGTAAACCGTGCAGTAAAAGCATTTGGCGCAACTGCTGTAGCACCAAATGATATTTATTCACAAGAAGCTGATATTTTCGCACCATGTGCAATGGGCGCTATCATTAATGACGACACAATTCCTCAACTGAAAGTTAAAGTTGTTGCAGGATCTGCTAACAACCAATTAAAAGAACAGCGTCATGGTGATGAATTAGAAGCTCGTGGAATTGTTTATGCACCTGACTTTGTTATTAACTCAGGCGGTGTTATCAACGTAGCTGATGAATTATACGGATACAATAACGAACGTGCGATGAAACGCGTTGAAACAATTTATGACAGCATTACAAAAATCTTTGCTATCGCTAAGCGCGATAATATCCCAAGCTACATCGCAGCAGATCGTATGGCTGAAGAGCGCATCGAACGCGTACGCAAATCAAGATCTCAATTTTTGAGAAATGAACATAATATTTTAAGCAGAAGATAA
- the buk gene encoding butyrate kinase produces the protein MQRQSNRILVINPASTSTKIGVFDNDILIMEKTILHASNELSAFSSIADQHLFRKNTILESLDKEGMNISNLAAVCGRGGLLRPIEGGTYEVNADMIEDLRTGYSGQHASNLGGIIAHDIADALNIPAFIVDPVVVDELSSTARISGFTSIERKSIFHALNQKAVARHYAKKIGRSYEEVNLIVAHMGTGVTVGVHQKGRVIDVNNGLHGDGPFSLERAGTVPAGDLVELCFSGQYNRQEILRKLVRNSGLVAYLETKDVVKVEKQILAGDTKAKLIYYAMAYQIAKEIGAASAVLKGQVDAIILTGGLAHGSSFVEAISERVNWIADIEIRPGENELQALAEGATRVLNGEERVKTYSF, from the coding sequence GTGCAAAGACAATCTAATCGTATCCTAGTCATTAATCCGGCCTCCACTTCGACTAAAATTGGCGTTTTTGATAACGATATATTGATTATGGAAAAAACCATACTACATGCTTCGAATGAATTAAGTGCATTTTCGAGTATCGCGGATCAGCATTTATTTAGAAAAAACACCATTTTAGAATCTTTAGACAAAGAAGGAATGAACATTTCTAATTTGGCTGCAGTTTGCGGTAGAGGGGGCTTATTACGCCCGATTGAAGGTGGAACTTACGAAGTTAATGCTGACATGATTGAAGATTTACGAACAGGCTATTCTGGACAGCATGCTTCTAACTTAGGGGGCATTATTGCGCATGATATTGCAGACGCTTTGAATATCCCTGCTTTTATTGTAGACCCAGTTGTAGTGGATGAATTAAGTTCCACAGCACGTATATCAGGGTTTACATCTATTGAACGAAAATCTATTTTCCATGCACTCAATCAAAAAGCAGTAGCACGTCATTACGCCAAAAAAATCGGCCGATCATATGAAGAAGTAAACTTAATTGTTGCTCATATGGGGACTGGTGTCACTGTTGGTGTACACCAAAAAGGACGCGTTATCGATGTTAACAATGGTTTACATGGTGATGGTCCATTTAGTCTTGAGCGAGCTGGTACTGTACCTGCGGGCGATTTAGTTGAATTATGTTTTTCCGGTCAATATAACCGTCAGGAAATTTTGAGAAAACTAGTTAGGAATAGTGGGCTAGTTGCATATCTTGAAACAAAAGATGTCGTAAAAGTGGAAAAACAGATTTTAGCAGGAGACACAAAAGCGAAATTAATATATTATGCAATGGCTTATCAAATCGCTAAAGAAATTGGAGCTGCTAGTGCTGTTTTGAAAGGTCAAGTAGATGCCATTATTTTGACAGGCGGTTTGGCTCATGGAAGTAGCTTTGTAGAAGCAATATCGGAGCGGGTTAACTGGATTGCTGACATTGAAATTCGGCCAGGAGAAAATGAACTTCAAGCATTAGCAGAAGGTGCAACTAGAGTGTTAAACGGTGAAGAACGAGTAAAAACTTATTCGTTTTAA
- the lpdA gene encoding dihydrolipoyl dehydrogenase has protein sequence MAQNYDVVILGGGTGGYVAAIRSAQLGLKTAIVEKNELGGTCLHRGCIPSKALLRSAEVYSTTKNHAADFGVQTGDVTLDFSRVQQRKQGIVDQLHAGVQGLMKKGKIDVYEGIGRILGPSIFSPNAGTISVEMKNGEENEMLIPSNVIIATGSRPRTLPGLTIDGEFVMTSDEALKMETLPQSILIVGGGVIGIEWASMLNDFGVDVTVIEYADRIIPTEDKDISKEMLKLLKKKGIKFATSAKVMADTLETGENGVTIQAEINGKNESFSAEKMLVSVGRQANVENIGIENTDIIVEKGFIQVKKSFQTKESHIYAIGDVIGGLQLAHVASHEGITAIEHIKGNNPHAIDYDLVSRCIYSNPEAASVGITEEQAKEKGHDVKVGKFSFKAIGKALVYGESDGFVKIIADKETNDILGVHMIGPHVTDMISEAGLAMVLDATPWEIAETIHPHPTLSEVMGEAALAVDGKAIHS, from the coding sequence ATGGCTCAAAATTATGATGTTGTTATTTTAGGTGGCGGAACAGGCGGTTATGTGGCAGCGATTCGCTCAGCACAACTTGGTTTGAAAACGGCAATAGTGGAAAAAAATGAGCTTGGTGGTACGTGCTTACACAGAGGCTGTATTCCAAGTAAAGCATTGCTTCGTAGCGCTGAAGTATACTCAACAACAAAAAATCACGCAGCTGATTTTGGTGTTCAAACTGGTGACGTCACATTAGATTTTTCACGTGTCCAACAGCGCAAACAAGGAATTGTCGATCAATTGCATGCAGGTGTGCAAGGGTTGATGAAAAAAGGCAAAATTGATGTGTACGAAGGTATTGGAAGAATTCTTGGACCATCCATTTTCTCTCCTAACGCTGGAACCATTTCAGTAGAAATGAAGAATGGCGAAGAAAACGAAATGTTGATTCCAAGTAACGTAATTATTGCTACAGGATCGCGCCCGCGCACATTGCCAGGCTTAACTATTGACGGCGAATTTGTCATGACTTCTGATGAAGCCTTGAAAATGGAAACTTTGCCACAATCTATCTTGATTGTTGGTGGAGGAGTTATCGGTATCGAATGGGCATCAATGCTTAACGATTTCGGAGTTGACGTTACTGTAATTGAATATGCAGACCGCATTATTCCGACTGAAGACAAAGACATTTCTAAAGAAATGTTGAAACTTTTAAAGAAAAAAGGCATTAAATTTGCGACAAGTGCTAAAGTTATGGCAGATACATTAGAAACAGGCGAAAACGGCGTGACAATTCAAGCAGAAATCAATGGCAAAAACGAGAGTTTTTCTGCCGAGAAAATGCTAGTTTCTGTTGGACGTCAAGCAAATGTTGAAAATATTGGTATTGAAAACACAGACATTATTGTTGAGAAAGGCTTTATTCAAGTGAAAAAATCTTTCCAGACAAAAGAATCTCATATTTACGCAATTGGCGATGTGATTGGTGGTCTTCAATTAGCACATGTTGCTTCACACGAAGGCATCACGGCTATCGAACATATTAAAGGCAATAATCCACATGCTATCGATTATGATTTAGTATCACGCTGTATTTATTCGAATCCAGAAGCAGCGAGTGTTGGGATTACAGAAGAGCAGGCAAAAGAAAAAGGACACGATGTTAAAGTTGGTAAATTTTCTTTTAAAGCGATCGGTAAAGCATTAGTTTATGGTGAATCAGACGGTTTCGTTAAAATCATCGCAGATAAAGAAACAAACGATATACTTGGCGTGCATATGATTGGTCCACACGTAACAGATATGATTTCAGAAGCTGGCCTTGCGATGGTACTAGATGCAACACCATGGGAAATCGCTGAAACAATTCATCCGCACCCAACACTTTCAGAAGTAATGGGCGAAGCGGCATTGGCAGTTGACGGAAAAGCAATCCACAGTTAA
- a CDS encoding thiamine pyrophosphate-dependent dehydrogenase E1 component subunit alpha gives MATKHEEVGLTNEDVLKMYETMLMARRVDERMWLLNRAGKIPFVISCQGQEAAQVGAAYALDNSKDYIAPYYRDIGVVLHFGMTPKELMLSAFAKAEDPNSGGRQMPGHFGQKSNRIITGSSPVTTQLPHAVGVALAGKMKKKDFITFTTLGEGSSNQGDFHEGMNFAGVHKLPVIIMVENNKYAISVPVERQLACKNVSDRAIGYGMPGVTIDGNDPIEVYKHVKEAADRARRGEGPSLIETVSERMTAHSSDDDHRQYRSADELAAQKSTDPILTFGAYLKESGIMNDELEKEINDRIMVIVNEATDYAEEAPYAEPEHAMKYVYAEEGGDE, from the coding sequence ATGGCTACGAAACACGAAGAAGTTGGTTTAACAAATGAAGATGTTTTAAAAATGTATGAAACGATGCTAATGGCACGTCGCGTTGATGAACGCATGTGGTTATTAAACCGTGCAGGTAAAATTCCTTTCGTAATTTCTTGTCAAGGCCAAGAAGCGGCACAAGTTGGCGCGGCTTACGCACTTGATAACTCGAAAGATTATATCGCCCCTTACTACCGAGATATCGGTGTAGTTCTTCATTTTGGCATGACGCCAAAAGAATTGATGTTATCGGCTTTTGCTAAAGCAGAAGACCCGAACTCAGGTGGACGTCAAATGCCTGGTCATTTTGGTCAGAAAAGTAACCGCATTATTACAGGATCTTCACCTGTGACAACTCAATTGCCCCACGCAGTTGGCGTTGCATTAGCAGGGAAAATGAAGAAAAAAGATTTCATCACATTTACAACACTAGGTGAAGGTTCTTCTAACCAAGGTGACTTTCATGAAGGTATGAACTTTGCTGGTGTACATAAATTACCAGTTATTATTATGGTTGAAAACAATAAATACGCAATTTCGGTACCGGTTGAACGTCAACTAGCTTGTAAAAACGTTTCTGACCGTGCAATCGGTTATGGTATGCCAGGTGTAACAATCGATGGTAACGATCCAATTGAGGTATACAAGCACGTTAAAGAAGCAGCTGATCGTGCGCGTCGTGGCGAAGGTCCAAGTTTAATCGAAACCGTTTCTGAACGTATGACAGCTCACTCTTCTGATGATGACCACCGTCAATACCGTTCGGCAGATGAATTGGCAGCACAAAAATCAACAGATCCAATTTTGACATTTGGTGCTTATTTAAAAGAGAGCGGCATTATGAATGATGAATTGGAAAAAGAGATTAATGATCGCATTATGGTAATTGTTAACGAAGCAACTGACTATGCAGAAGAAGCACCATATGCAGAGCCGGAGCATGCGATGAAATATGTCTATGCCGAAGAAGGAGGAGACGAATAA
- a CDS encoding alpha-ketoacid dehydrogenase subunit beta, translating to MAIMSYIDAITLAMKEEMERDENVFVLGEDVGKKGGVFKATQGLYDQFGEDRVLDTPLAESAIAGVGIGAAMYGLRPIAEMQFADFIMPAVNQIISEASRIRYRSNNDWSCPIVFRAPFGGGVHGALYHSQSVEAIFANQPGLKIVIPSTPYDAKGLLKAAIRDDDPVMFFEHKRAYRLIKGEVPEEDYTIEIGKADVKREGDDITVITYGLAVHFALQAAERLAEDGISAHILDLRTIYPLDKEGIIEAAKKTGKVLLVTEDNKEGSIIGEVAAIIAENCLFDLDAPIKRLAGPDIPAMAYAPTMEKFFMINPDKVEKAMRELAEF from the coding sequence ATGGCTATTATGTCTTATATCGATGCCATCACGCTTGCCATGAAAGAAGAAATGGAACGTGACGAAAACGTCTTTGTTCTCGGAGAAGACGTTGGTAAAAAGGGTGGAGTTTTTAAAGCAACTCAAGGTCTGTACGATCAATTCGGAGAAGACCGCGTATTAGATACACCGCTTGCGGAATCAGCAATCGCCGGTGTTGGAATTGGCGCAGCAATGTACGGTTTACGTCCAATTGCAGAAATGCAATTTGCGGATTTTATTATGCCTGCAGTTAACCAAATTATTTCAGAGGCTTCACGTATTCGTTACCGTTCAAATAATGATTGGAGCTGTCCAATCGTTTTCCGCGCACCATTTGGCGGCGGAGTTCACGGAGCACTTTATCATTCTCAGTCGGTAGAAGCGATTTTTGCGAACCAACCTGGATTGAAAATCGTGATTCCGTCTACTCCGTACGATGCAAAAGGTCTTTTGAAAGCGGCAATTCGCGATGATGATCCTGTCATGTTCTTTGAACATAAACGCGCATATCGCTTGATTAAAGGTGAGGTGCCAGAAGAAGATTACACAATTGAAATTGGTAAAGCAGATGTTAAACGCGAAGGTGATGACATTACTGTTATCACTTACGGTTTAGCAGTTCACTTTGCACTTCAAGCAGCAGAACGTTTAGCAGAAGATGGAATTTCTGCACATATTCTAGATTTGCGCACAATTTATCCATTGGATAAAGAAGGCATTATTGAAGCTGCGAAGAAAACAGGTAAAGTTCTTTTAGTTACAGAAGATAATAAAGAAGGAAGCATTATCGGAGAAGTAGCAGCGATTATCGCTGAAAACTGCTTATTCGATTTAGATGCCCCAATTAAACGTCTGGCAGGACCAGATATTCCAGCAATGGCATATGCACCAACGATGGAGAAATTCTTCATGATCAACCCAGACAAAGTAGAAAAAGCAATGAGAGAACTAGCAGAGTTTTAA
- a CDS encoding dihydrolipoamide acetyltransferase family protein, with amino-acid sequence MAIENIKMPQLGESVTEGTIEKWLVQPGDHVNKYDPLAEVNTDKVTAEVPSSFTGIIKELIASEGETLAVGEIVCTIETEGGGAAAVEETKPANEEKPADKKEESKTSSTPVKPTGAKGRYSPAVLRLAQDNDIDLTQVEGSGNEGRITRKDLMKLIDSGNVPKAGDAPAAQAALTQQEQPVAQQSAPAAPKAASAPIESAPGDIEIPVSGVRKAIAANMLKSKHEAPHAWMMIEVDVTNLVQYRDSIKGEFKKKEGFNITYFAFFVKAVSQALKEFPMMNSMWAGDKIIQKKDINISIAVASDSALFVPVIKNSDEKSVKGIGKEVNELALKARSGKLKSADMQGGTFTVNNTGSFGSVQSMGIINHPQAAIMQVESIVKRPVIMDNGMIAARDMVNLCLSLDHRVLDGLVCGQFLARVKEILENMSKENTSVY; translated from the coding sequence TTGGCTATAGAAAACATTAAAATGCCTCAGTTGGGCGAAAGTGTTACAGAAGGAACAATTGAAAAATGGCTTGTCCAGCCAGGCGACCACGTCAATAAATACGATCCATTAGCAGAAGTTAATACAGATAAAGTTACAGCGGAAGTTCCATCTTCTTTCACAGGAATCATTAAAGAATTGATTGCCTCAGAAGGTGAAACTTTAGCAGTAGGTGAAATTGTTTGTACAATTGAGACAGAAGGCGGAGGCGCTGCAGCTGTCGAAGAAACAAAACCTGCAAATGAAGAAAAACCAGCTGATAAAAAAGAAGAGTCAAAAACTTCTTCTACACCAGTGAAACCAACAGGTGCAAAAGGACGTTACTCACCAGCAGTTTTGCGTTTAGCTCAAGATAACGACATCGATTTAACGCAAGTGGAAGGCTCAGGAAACGAAGGCCGTATCACACGTAAAGATTTAATGAAGTTAATCGACAGTGGCAACGTTCCAAAAGCTGGAGATGCACCGGCAGCTCAAGCGGCACTAACGCAACAAGAACAACCAGTAGCTCAACAGTCAGCTCCTGCTGCACCAAAAGCTGCTTCAGCTCCTATAGAAAGCGCGCCTGGCGATATTGAAATTCCAGTCTCTGGTGTACGTAAAGCTATTGCAGCAAACATGCTGAAAAGTAAGCATGAAGCACCTCATGCATGGATGATGATTGAAGTAGACGTAACAAACTTGGTTCAGTACCGCGATTCGATTAAAGGTGAATTCAAGAAAAAAGAAGGCTTTAACATTACGTATTTTGCTTTCTTCGTAAAAGCGGTTTCTCAAGCTTTAAAAGAATTCCCGATGATGAACTCTATGTGGGCTGGAGATAAGATTATCCAGAAAAAAGATATCAATATTTCTATCGCTGTAGCTTCTGATAGTGCTTTATTTGTACCGGTTATCAAAAATTCTGATGAAAAATCAGTTAAAGGAATCGGGAAAGAAGTAAACGAATTAGCACTCAAAGCACGCTCTGGCAAATTGAAATCTGCTGATATGCAAGGTGGTACATTTACCGTTAATAACACGGGGTCATTTGGCTCTGTTCAGTCGATGGGAATTATCAATCATCCACAAGCTGCCATTATGCAAGTAGAGTCGATCGTCAAGCGTCCTGTGATTATGGACAACGGAATGATTGCTGCTCGGGATATGGTTAACCTTTGCTTATCACTAGATCACCGAGTTTTAGACGGTCTGGTTTGCGGACAATTCTTGGCACGTGTTAAAGAAATTTTAGAGAATATGTCTAAAGAAAATACATCTGTTTATTAA
- a CDS encoding methylmalonyl-CoA mutase family protein produces MTIESMKNTKFPTHTYSEWQQAAEGAIKGKSFEETLKTPTIEDVTLEPLYTKDMLDQLGSYVPTQVAAIQYGKHQPSWLVSQEVTADTAEEYLILMKDDLLRGNETIVYTGYRKFEWTDEQLNELAELIVNHPLYFKLSGEDQDILRVFDFVAPEKLSRLQGVIFSEEPVKAPENVRTQLVDTIPIHHAGGTAVHELGVALSMLSEQMIDADFTESAKNTWIRFAVDTQFFQEIAKLRAFRVLWQAFCSAYGEETPTVPIFTETSVRSYSKLDPYVNLLRAGNSTFAAVLGGTDAHTVHPHDFLTEPDLSSRRIARNVQLVIKEETHVSHVIDPSAGSYFIETLTKQYVEAGWNYFLEIEKAGGYSEVIKSGWLTDDIQAKWVEREKNVATRKQSLIGTNIYANPQETVKNVKTGDSHLEYMTAKRLATPFEKLRAQSKMTNLKSAIILVEPLRNIKAQVDFVSGFLAVGGIEATVSGHLRTAEQINQYIENESLDYAVLCGSKEEIASLVLNLNTTASIDLAGKYPKEQLAEWKQYGVNDTIYSGKHITSKLAKILALGKEAH; encoded by the coding sequence TTGACAATCGAATCGATGAAAAACACAAAATTTCCAACTCATACATATAGTGAATGGCAACAAGCTGCTGAAGGAGCGATCAAAGGAAAGTCTTTTGAAGAAACGTTGAAAACGCCTACAATTGAGGACGTCACACTTGAACCTTTGTATACCAAAGACATGCTCGATCAATTAGGAAGCTACGTACCCACTCAAGTAGCAGCTATACAATATGGCAAGCATCAACCCAGCTGGCTCGTGTCTCAAGAAGTAACAGCTGACACAGCAGAAGAGTATTTAATCTTAATGAAAGACGATCTTCTACGTGGAAATGAAACGATCGTTTATACAGGTTACCGTAAATTTGAATGGACAGACGAACAATTGAATGAATTGGCGGAGCTAATTGTTAACCACCCTCTTTACTTTAAATTATCGGGAGAAGACCAGGACATACTACGGGTTTTTGACTTTGTAGCGCCAGAAAAACTTTCACGATTACAAGGTGTGATTTTTTCCGAAGAGCCAGTGAAGGCACCGGAAAATGTACGTACTCAATTAGTCGATACGATTCCTATTCACCACGCTGGAGGAACAGCGGTACACGAATTAGGTGTTGCGCTTAGTATGTTGTCAGAACAAATGATAGATGCTGATTTTACTGAAAGTGCTAAAAATACGTGGATTCGTTTTGCAGTAGATACTCAATTTTTCCAAGAAATTGCTAAACTGCGCGCATTCCGTGTATTGTGGCAAGCTTTTTGTTCGGCTTACGGAGAAGAAACACCAACGGTTCCTATATTTACAGAGACTTCGGTTCGTTCTTATTCGAAGCTTGATCCTTATGTGAATTTATTACGCGCAGGAAATTCAACATTTGCCGCAGTTCTTGGTGGTACGGATGCACATACCGTACATCCGCACGACTTTTTAACTGAGCCTGATTTATCGAGCCGCCGTATCGCGCGCAATGTACAATTAGTGATTAAAGAAGAAACACATGTATCACATGTTATCGACCCTTCAGCAGGCTCTTACTTTATAGAAACGTTGACGAAACAGTATGTCGAAGCGGGATGGAATTATTTCTTGGAAATCGAAAAAGCTGGAGGTTATTCAGAAGTTATCAAATCCGGATGGCTGACTGATGACATTCAAGCAAAATGGGTTGAACGAGAAAAAAATGTGGCGACACGTAAACAATCTTTAATAGGGACCAATATTTATGCAAATCCTCAAGAAACGGTTAAAAATGTAAAAACGGGTGACAGTCATTTAGAGTATATGACAGCCAAACGATTGGCGACACCTTTCGAAAAACTACGTGCTCAAAGCAAAATGACAAACTTAAAGTCAGCAATTATTTTAGTCGAACCACTAAGAAATATTAAAGCTCAAGTCGATTTTGTTTCTGGATTTTTAGCAGTCGGTGGAATTGAAGCAACTGTAAGTGGACATTTGCGGACAGCTGAACAAATCAATCAATATATAGAAAATGAAAGTTTAGATTATGCGGTGCTTTGTGGGTCAAAAGAAGAGATTGCGAGTTTAGTTCTTAACTTGAATACTACAGCAAGCATTGATCTAGCTGGCAAATATCCAAAAGAGCAATTAGCTGAGTGGAAACAATATGGAGTGAACGATACAATCTATTCAGGTAAACATATTACATCTAAGCTTGCGAAAATTCTTGCCCTAGGAAAGGAGGCGCACTAA